In the genome of Flavobacterium panacagri, one region contains:
- a CDS encoding helix-turn-helix domain-containing protein, with protein sequence MNNQTETQNCDFTSDLKMKGFKVYPINGDFSKVPVYSRRDFYKICINTSKSLIQYADRGIETDGSILFFGNPIIPYSWETLSENYEGYACVFTEEFLKAKDRSETLQESPLFKIGGTPIFSLNAEQKVFIDSLFQKMIQEYETDYVFKDDLMRSYVNLIIHESMKMQPSENFFKHKNASSRITSLFLELLERQFPIETKNEPLTLKTPQDYAQSLAVHVNHLNRSVKEITGRPTTAHITDRIINEAKALLQHTDWSISDIGYSLGFEYPSYFNNYFKRLTGTVPKSLRM encoded by the coding sequence ATGAATAATCAGACAGAAACTCAGAATTGCGATTTTACTTCAGATTTAAAAATGAAGGGATTTAAAGTGTATCCTATAAATGGGGATTTTAGTAAAGTTCCAGTTTACAGTCGAAGAGACTTTTATAAAATCTGTATCAACACTAGTAAAAGCCTTATACAATACGCTGACCGTGGTATCGAGACCGACGGAAGCATTTTGTTTTTTGGTAATCCGATTATTCCTTATTCTTGGGAAACGCTTTCAGAGAATTATGAAGGTTATGCCTGTGTCTTTACAGAAGAATTTCTGAAAGCAAAAGACCGTTCTGAAACTTTGCAGGAATCACCTTTATTTAAAATAGGAGGTACGCCAATTTTTTCTTTAAATGCTGAACAAAAGGTTTTTATAGATTCATTATTCCAGAAAATGATTCAGGAATATGAAACCGATTATGTTTTTAAAGACGATTTGATGCGCAGTTATGTCAACTTGATTATTCATGAATCAATGAAGATGCAGCCTTCGGAGAATTTCTTCAAACATAAAAATGCCTCTTCTAGGATTACATCTCTATTCCTAGAATTGTTAGAAAGACAATTTCCGATAGAAACCAAAAATGAGCCATTAACATTAAAGACACCGCAGGATTATGCGCAAAGTCTAGCGGTTCATGTCAATCATTTGAACCGTTCTGTAAAAGAAATTACCGGAAGACCAACAACGGCTCACATTACAGACCGAATTATTAACGAAGCCAAAGCATTATTACAGCATACCGATTGGAGTATTTCTGACATTGGTTATTCTCTAGGATTTGAATATCCGAGTTATTTTAATAATTATTTTAAAAGGCTTACAGGAACGGTTCCAAAATCACTTCGTATGTAA
- a CDS encoding cupin domain-containing protein, with protein MSTNYSAVIEEGKVPNTYMTGDVSYKKQTSDIHPENTVVKEVTFEPCARSNWHSNAGLHMLITKEGSGYYQERGSAVRMLKKDEVVTILPGVEHWYGATPFDKFSYVAIITEVDKGHGVWMEAVTDGEYFLLSSF; from the coding sequence ATGTCAACAAATTATTCAGCCGTTATCGAAGAAGGAAAAGTCCCGAACACCTATATGACGGGTGACGTTTCCTATAAAAAACAAACCAGTGATATTCACCCAGAAAACACTGTTGTAAAGGAAGTGACTTTCGAGCCTTGTGCAAGAAGTAATTGGCATAGTAATGCAGGCTTGCATATGCTGATTACGAAAGAAGGAAGTGGTTATTACCAAGAGAGAGGAAGTGCAGTGAGAATGCTTAAAAAAGATGAAGTTGTAACTATTTTACCAGGTGTAGAGCACTGGTACGGTGCCACTCCGTTTGATAAATTCTCTTATGTAGCTATTATTACAGAAGTGGATAAAGGACACGGTGTCTGGATGGAAGCTGTAACTGATGGAGAGTATTTTCTCTTAAGTAGTTTCTAG
- a CDS encoding NAD(P)-dependent alcohol dehydrogenase: METKSIKAFGTEAAEAPLQTLDIKRRAVQAHDVEIEILYCGICHSDLHTARNEWHGTIYPIVPGHEIVGRITKVGEHVKGFKVGDLAGVGCMVDSCRECEHCKNDQEQFCDEGNIQTFNSPDKHLGGQTYGGYSQSITVDESFVLHISDKLNLAAVAPLLCAGITTYSPLKHWKVGPGQKVGIVGIGGLGHMGIKIAKAMGAHVVVFTTSLSKTDDAKRLGADEVVLSTDETQMAQHARSLNFILDCVSAEHNIDSYLNLLKVDGTLTLVGAPMDPLPVTSFSLILGRRSFSGSLIGGIKETQEMLDFCAEHNITSDVEVIGVNDVNDAYERLLKGDVKYRFVIDMESLK; this comes from the coding sequence ATGGAAACAAAAAGCATTAAAGCCTTTGGTACAGAAGCAGCCGAAGCACCATTACAAACCTTAGATATTAAAAGAAGAGCAGTACAGGCACATGATGTTGAAATCGAAATTTTATACTGCGGAATCTGTCACTCAGACTTACATACAGCTAGAAACGAATGGCATGGAACAATTTATCCAATCGTTCCCGGACACGAAATTGTGGGTCGTATTACAAAAGTAGGAGAACATGTAAAAGGTTTCAAAGTTGGCGATCTGGCAGGAGTAGGTTGTATGGTAGATTCTTGCAGAGAATGCGAACATTGTAAAAATGATCAGGAACAGTTCTGCGATGAAGGAAATATTCAGACATTCAATTCTCCGGATAAACATTTAGGAGGACAAACTTACGGAGGTTATTCTCAAAGTATTACGGTTGATGAAAGCTTCGTTCTGCACATTTCAGATAAATTAAATCTTGCTGCTGTAGCGCCATTATTATGTGCCGGAATCACCACTTATTCGCCATTAAAACACTGGAAAGTTGGCCCTGGTCAAAAAGTAGGAATCGTTGGAATTGGAGGTCTTGGACACATGGGAATCAAAATAGCAAAAGCTATGGGAGCTCATGTAGTGGTTTTTACAACTTCATTATCTAAAACTGATGATGCAAAACGTCTTGGAGCAGATGAGGTTGTATTGTCTACAGACGAAACGCAAATGGCACAACATGCCAGAAGTTTAAACTTTATTTTAGACTGCGTTTCTGCGGAACACAATATCGATTCTTATTTAAATTTACTAAAAGTTGACGGTACGCTTACTTTGGTTGGTGCACCAATGGATCCGCTTCCTGTAACCTCTTTCAGTTTGATTTTAGGAAGAAGAAGTTTCTCGGGCTCGCTAATTGGAGGAATTAAAGAAACTCAGGAAATGCTTGATTTCTGTGCAGAACACAACATTACTTCAGATGTTGAAGTAATTGGTGTTAATGATGTAAACGACGCCTATGAAAGATTATTAAAAGGTGATGTCAAATACCGTTTTGTAATTGATATGGAGTCTTTGAAATAG
- a CDS encoding aldo/keto reductase produces the protein MQTRKLGNSGLEVSALGLGCMGMSFGYGPAHDKKEMISLLRSAYEKGITFFDTAECYGPFLNEELLGEALAPFRDKIVIATKFGFLEGDSKKGLDSRPEWIRKSIEGSLKRLNTDVIDLYYQHRVDPNVPIEEVAGTIKDLIQEGKVKHFGLSEAGAESIRRAHAVQSVTALQSEYSLWWRTPEEEIFPTLEELGIGFVPFSPLGRGFLTAKIDENTEFDSSDFRNTLPRFAPEARKANQTIVDLITKIAFEKGVTNAQIALAWILAQKPWIAPIPGTTKLHRLEENLGAATIELSAKDVAELTEAASKITIEGSRYPQHLQNTVGR, from the coding sequence ATGCAAACACGTAAACTAGGAAATAGTGGCTTGGAAGTCTCTGCTTTGGGACTGGGCTGTATGGGAATGAGTTTTGGATATGGTCCTGCTCATGACAAAAAAGAGATGATCAGTCTTTTGCGTTCTGCTTATGAAAAAGGAATTACTTTTTTTGATACTGCCGAATGTTATGGACCATTTCTTAATGAAGAATTGCTTGGAGAAGCTTTAGCTCCTTTTCGCGATAAAATTGTAATTGCAACTAAATTCGGTTTTTTGGAAGGAGATTCTAAAAAAGGGTTAGACAGCCGTCCAGAATGGATTAGAAAAAGTATAGAAGGTTCATTAAAAAGATTGAACACTGATGTAATTGATTTGTATTATCAGCATCGTGTAGATCCAAATGTTCCAATCGAAGAGGTTGCAGGAACTATAAAAGATTTAATTCAGGAAGGAAAAGTGAAACATTTTGGACTTTCGGAAGCTGGAGCTGAAAGTATTCGTCGCGCGCACGCTGTCCAGTCTGTTACAGCCTTACAGAGCGAATATTCGCTTTGGTGGAGAACACCGGAAGAAGAAATTTTCCCAACCTTAGAAGAGCTTGGAATTGGATTTGTGCCTTTCAGTCCATTAGGAAGAGGTTTTTTAACTGCAAAAATTGATGAAAATACGGAATTTGACAGTTCAGATTTTAGAAATACACTGCCTCGTTTTGCTCCTGAAGCCAGAAAGGCAAATCAAACTATTGTTGACTTAATTACCAAAATAGCTTTTGAAAAAGGAGTAACAAATGCACAAATTGCCCTTGCTTGGATTTTAGCTCAAAAACCTTGGATTGCACCAATTCCAGGAACAACTAAATTGCATAGATTAGAAGAAAACCTTGGTGCAGCTACTATAGAGCTTTCAGCAAAAGATGTTGCAGAATTAACAGAAGCAGCTTCAAAAATTACAATCGAAGGCTCGAGATACCCACAGCATTTGCAAAATACAGTGGGGAGATAA
- a CDS encoding AraC family transcriptional regulator: MNKESIPILSVGNILGEETLGITLFRHSVKGRNTFEQPHKHDFYLVFFVEKGSGIHNVDFTQYEVANHQVYFVRPGQVHNWLLNVDTVGFQLMLSPEIITVFSNLMQFSFFEQSVPCCLSLNQSKFQEFENHLHEIEKTVSENDLITKEITLLRLHLLLKLLQKEYLLEFPEHDSSSKPEKIIKNFNALIDLYFNKESSVNFYAEKLNITPNYLNMLSQRYLKTPAGDVIKYRTILEAKRLLTSTDLSIKEIAYQLGFNDNTYFSKVFKKYTGKTPGDFKESYKFYHPYP, from the coding sequence TTGAATAAAGAATCGATTCCTATATTATCTGTTGGAAATATACTTGGAGAAGAAACTTTGGGTATCACTTTATTTCGTCATAGTGTAAAGGGACGAAATACATTTGAACAACCTCATAAGCATGATTTTTATTTGGTTTTCTTTGTCGAAAAAGGATCTGGAATTCATAATGTAGATTTTACTCAATATGAAGTTGCAAATCATCAAGTTTATTTTGTTCGCCCTGGACAAGTTCATAATTGGCTTCTAAATGTCGATACGGTTGGTTTTCAACTCATGCTTTCACCTGAAATAATTACGGTTTTCTCGAATCTAATGCAATTTTCTTTTTTTGAACAAAGTGTTCCATGTTGTCTTTCGTTAAACCAAAGTAAATTTCAAGAATTTGAAAATCATCTTCATGAAATAGAAAAAACGGTTTCTGAAAATGATTTGATTACAAAAGAAATTACTTTGCTTCGTTTGCATTTATTACTGAAACTACTTCAGAAGGAATATTTGCTTGAATTTCCAGAGCATGATTCGTCTTCTAAGCCAGAAAAAATAATTAAAAACTTTAACGCCTTAATCGATCTTTATTTTAACAAAGAGTCTTCTGTGAATTTTTATGCAGAAAAGTTGAACATAACGCCAAATTATCTCAATATGCTTTCGCAGAGATACTTAAAAACACCAGCAGGAGATGTAATAAAATATAGAACGATACTTGAAGCCAAAAGACTTCTAACTAGTACCGACTTATCGATAAAGGAAATTGCTTATCAGCTGGGCTTCAATGACAATACCTATTTTAGTAAAGTTTTTAAAAAGTACACTGGAAAAACACCAGGCGATTTTAAAGAAAGTTATAAATTTTACCATCCTTATCCGTAA
- a CDS encoding amidohydrolase has product MEENLISRKKFLGLGAAATGAALFSGIGANAASKVLPFTEDNKTSGEYILSNVRLEDGFEYNEKNEVVATKTSLYSLHIANGKIKNITSGKATLKLKTIDAKGLLMLPGLRDMHIHIDKTYYGGTWNAAPRKGYTVKDMITLEQKIIPQLLTDSQRKAEEAIQLMKSKGSYFARCQCNIDPVSGLKSLEHLLAALENNKDSFGWEIVAFPQHGILYSQSEPLLREAAKMGVDFIGGLDPTSVDGNMEKSLDTMFQIALDNKKGIDIHLHESPPSGKAAIEYIIKKTEENKELQGKTYISHGFALARMEPKDMEKIAEQMGNLGISVISTIPMGRTIMPIPTLKKYGVKLMTGTDSIVDHWQPFGTCDMLEKAKLCAQLYGWTDEFGLSRALHIATKDEILPLNDAGTRTWPIEGNDADFILVKASCSAEAVARLPKREGVFFKGKMIGGELKI; this is encoded by the coding sequence ATGGAAGAAAATCTGATAAGCAGAAAGAAATTTTTAGGATTAGGCGCAGCTGCAACTGGCGCAGCATTGTTTTCTGGAATTGGAGCAAATGCAGCTTCGAAAGTTTTGCCTTTTACGGAAGATAACAAAACTTCAGGAGAATACATTTTAAGCAATGTACGATTGGAGGACGGTTTTGAATACAACGAAAAAAATGAAGTTGTGGCAACAAAAACGTCTCTATACAGTCTGCATATTGCCAATGGAAAAATCAAAAATATAACTTCGGGTAAGGCAACTTTAAAGCTAAAAACTATTGATGCAAAAGGACTTTTGATGCTCCCAGGTTTGAGAGATATGCACATTCATATTGATAAAACGTATTATGGAGGGACTTGGAATGCAGCACCTAGAAAAGGCTATACGGTAAAAGACATGATTACGCTGGAGCAAAAAATCATTCCACAATTATTAACCGATTCGCAGCGTAAAGCAGAAGAAGCCATTCAATTGATGAAGAGTAAAGGCAGTTATTTTGCGAGATGCCAGTGTAATATCGATCCAGTTAGCGGATTGAAAAGTTTGGAACATCTTTTAGCCGCATTAGAAAATAACAAAGATAGTTTTGGATGGGAAATTGTTGCTTTTCCGCAGCATGGAATTTTATATTCTCAGTCAGAACCTTTATTACGAGAAGCAGCCAAAATGGGAGTTGATTTTATTGGAGGGCTCGATCCAACAAGTGTTGATGGGAATATGGAAAAGTCACTGGATACGATGTTTCAGATTGCACTGGATAATAAAAAAGGGATTGATATCCATTTGCATGAATCGCCGCCATCTGGTAAAGCAGCAATTGAATACATTATAAAAAAGACAGAAGAAAATAAGGAACTACAAGGAAAAACTTATATCAGCCACGGTTTTGCATTGGCCCGAATGGAACCAAAAGATATGGAGAAAATTGCCGAACAGATGGGGAATTTAGGAATTAGCGTAATTTCAACCATTCCGATGGGAAGAACCATTATGCCTATTCCGACCCTGAAAAAATATGGTGTAAAGCTTATGACAGGAACAGACAGTATTGTCGATCACTGGCAGCCATTTGGAACCTGCGATATGCTAGAAAAAGCAAAATTATGCGCACAGCTTTATGGATGGACAGATGAGTTTGGTTTAAGCCGTGCCTTACATATTGCCACAAAAGATGAAATTTTACCGCTTAATGATGCAGGAACACGTACCTGGCCAATAGAAGGAAACGATGCCGATTTTATTTTGGTAAAAGCAAGCTGTTCTGCTGAAGCGGTTGCCCGACTTCCAAAAAGAGAAGGCGTATTCTTTAAAGGAAAAATGATCGGAGGAGAATTAAAGATCTAA
- a CDS encoding DUF4142 domain-containing protein: MKKLLLAGKAILGAGLIILFLQSCKNETKQEDPKEVAEDANEAKFDSIDSKEDDSEFLVDQAEINLAEIEIGKLAQSKSTNPEVKKFGKMLVDEHTKSASEVSALAKAKNFTLPTSLTEEGQEEYKKLNEKSGVDFDKKFADMMIDGHEKAINKLQDASKNAVDEDVKTWASNSIAGLTAHLEHAKLLKQNLDKK; the protein is encoded by the coding sequence ATGAAAAAGTTATTATTAGCCGGAAAAGCAATTTTAGGAGCAGGATTAATTATTTTATTTCTTCAATCTTGTAAAAACGAAACCAAACAAGAAGATCCAAAAGAAGTGGCAGAAGATGCAAACGAGGCTAAATTTGATTCAATTGACAGCAAAGAAGATGATTCTGAATTTTTAGTAGATCAGGCAGAAATTAATTTAGCTGAAATCGAAATAGGAAAACTGGCACAAAGTAAAAGTACCAATCCAGAAGTGAAAAAATTTGGTAAAATGCTTGTTGATGAGCATACTAAATCAGCTTCAGAGGTAAGCGCTTTAGCAAAAGCAAAAAACTTTACTTTACCAACTTCTCTAACAGAAGAAGGTCAGGAAGAATATAAAAAGCTAAACGAAAAATCAGGTGTAGATTTTGATAAAAAATTTGCAGATATGATGATCGATGGTCACGAAAAAGCAATTAATAAACTTCAAGATGCCTCAAAAAATGCGGTAGACGAAGATGTTAAAACGTGGGCATCTAACAGTATTGCGGGTTTAACAGCACATTTAGAACATGCTAAATTGCTAAAGCAAAACCTAGACAAAAAGTAA
- a CDS encoding XAC2610-related protein: MKQKITLLFLLTTTLLSAQISYSGFIDKYPIEFVTYVYSDGVGSGIYAYTNFDTPIALDAKLKGKTLVFTEKDKNDKATASLTFQNYNAKSSQLNGIWKDLNSGKELTIRLIKDFDVELAYDMEEKEREILQRVSFKDKYFKLVLSKQKEDYEPKVKGVKIYEKKTDKLIQKFDVECQLLGIGNISIDDYNFDGIEDFSVYEGGSAGPNTSSLYFLYNPKTGKYFESSFSGSSLEFDSKNKKIYEHNQCCAGTSVTEAEYKVVNNKMVLLKRNCFKLDTKLGKLKKVKCD, translated from the coding sequence ATGAAACAAAAAATTACTTTACTATTTCTTCTAACAACAACTTTGCTTTCAGCTCAAATATCCTATTCTGGATTTATTGATAAATATCCAATAGAGTTTGTCACCTATGTTTATTCAGATGGAGTAGGCTCTGGAATTTACGCCTACACTAATTTTGATACTCCAATTGCTTTAGATGCTAAACTAAAGGGCAAAACTTTGGTTTTTACAGAAAAAGACAAAAACGATAAAGCTACTGCTAGTCTGACATTTCAAAATTATAATGCAAAAAGTAGTCAGTTAAATGGAATTTGGAAAGATTTAAATTCAGGTAAAGAACTTACAATAAGACTGATTAAGGATTTTGATGTCGAGCTGGCATATGATATGGAAGAGAAAGAAAGGGAAATTCTGCAGCGGGTTTCTTTTAAGGATAAGTATTTTAAATTAGTACTTTCTAAACAAAAAGAGGATTACGAACCGAAAGTGAAAGGAGTGAAGATTTATGAAAAGAAAACAGATAAGCTAATTCAGAAATTCGATGTAGAATGCCAGCTTTTAGGAATAGGAAACATTAGTATTGATGATTACAATTTTGATGGAATTGAAGATTTTTCTGTTTATGAAGGAGGCTCCGCTGGCCCAAATACTTCGAGTTTGTATTTTTTGTACAATCCCAAAACAGGAAAATATTTTGAAAGTAGTTTCAGCGGTTCTTCATTAGAGTTTGATAGTAAAAATAAAAAAATCTACGAACATAACCAATGTTGTGCAGGAACTAGTGTTACTGAAGCTGAGTATAAAGTAGTCAACAATAAAATGGTGCTTCTAAAAAGAAATTGTTTCAAGTTAGATACAAAACTGGGTAAATTAAAAAAAGTTAAATGTGATTAA
- a CDS encoding DUF7218 family protein, with translation MPDPRIKNEEQYRALVKKGYSKEKSARIANTPDAGVKGGKAKPYEEWTKEELQKQASRVGIKGRSYMNKKGLIESLRNN, from the coding sequence ATGCCAGATCCAAGAATTAAAAACGAAGAGCAATATAGAGCACTTGTTAAAAAGGGATATAGCAAAGAAAAATCAGCTCGTATTGCCAACACTCCCGATGCAGGAGTAAAGGGTGGAAAAGCGAAACCTTATGAGGAATGGACAAAAGAAGAGCTTCAGAAGCAAGCATCAAGAGTCGGAATCAAAGGAAGATCGTACATGAACAAAAAAGGACTTATTGAGTCTCTTAGAAATAATTAA
- a CDS encoding DNA topoisomerase IB, with product MNAARKELLMNQLIKAPHLVIEKLDLEYVNDNQLTIVRCREGEDFVYKKNGRNVKSKSELKRINSLVLPPAWENVRIADCTNGHLQAVGVDDKKRKQYRYHPKWNLIRNQTKFYKIAEFGAKLPSIRKQVDIDLGKKEWSKEKVTALVIRLMEETHIRIGNEKYAKDNKSYGLSTLRKRHININKNSLRFEFIGKKGKLHTITTRNKQLIKLVSRCEEIPGWEVFKYYDKNGEKKVLDSHMVNEYLHNISGEYFSAKDFRTWAASIIFFESLMEMGITSDEKEIKQNILTAFDLTAEALGNTRKVCKDYYVHPLLISTYEDGTIQKYFDKAKKSRSTKKYFTKTETAFSELIQNYQIDLESPCQ from the coding sequence ATGAACGCAGCCAGAAAAGAATTATTAATGAATCAGCTGATAAAAGCGCCACATCTCGTGATCGAAAAACTGGATTTGGAGTATGTAAATGATAATCAGCTGACCATTGTACGCTGTCGTGAAGGTGAGGATTTCGTCTATAAAAAAAATGGGAGAAATGTAAAATCAAAATCAGAATTAAAACGAATAAATAGTTTGGTTTTACCACCTGCATGGGAAAATGTAAGAATAGCAGATTGCACAAATGGACACTTACAGGCGGTTGGCGTAGACGACAAAAAAAGAAAACAATATCGTTATCATCCAAAATGGAACCTGATTCGAAACCAGACTAAGTTTTACAAAATAGCCGAATTTGGAGCTAAACTTCCGTCAATTAGAAAGCAAGTTGATATTGATTTAGGAAAGAAAGAATGGTCTAAAGAGAAAGTTACGGCTTTGGTGATTCGATTAATGGAAGAAACGCATATTAGAATTGGAAACGAAAAATACGCCAAAGACAACAAATCGTATGGACTTTCTACTTTAAGAAAGCGTCATATCAATATAAATAAAAATTCGCTTCGGTTTGAGTTTATTGGCAAAAAAGGAAAACTTCATACCATTACAACAAGAAACAAGCAATTGATAAAATTAGTCAGTCGTTGTGAAGAAATTCCAGGTTGGGAAGTTTTTAAATATTATGATAAAAACGGAGAAAAGAAAGTGTTGGACAGTCATATGGTAAATGAATACCTGCACAACATTTCAGGTGAATATTTTAGTGCAAAGGATTTTAGAACATGGGCGGCATCAATTATTTTTTTTGAAAGTTTGATGGAAATGGGTATTACGTCCGATGAAAAAGAAATCAAACAAAACATTTTGACAGCCTTTGATTTAACCGCTGAAGCACTAGGAAACACAAGAAAAGTATGTAAAGATTATTACGTTCATCCGCTTTTAATATCAACATACGAAGACGGAACTATTCAGAAGTATTTTGATAAAGCGAAAAAAAGCCGAAGCACAAAAAAATATTTTACTAAAACAGAAACCGCTTTTTCTGAATTGATCCAGAATTATCAAATCGATTTAGAATCACCGTGTCAATAA
- a CDS encoding DUF1328 domain-containing protein yields the protein MLRWTVIFIILAIVAGIFGFGGIAAGAASIAKILFFIFLVLFIISLISGRSKV from the coding sequence ATGTTACGTTGGACAGTCATTTTTATTATTCTAGCCATAGTGGCGGGAATATTTGGTTTTGGCGGAATTGCCGCTGGAGCTGCTAGTATTGCTAAAATTTTATTCTTCATATTTTTAGTATTATTTATTATTTCTTTAATCTCAGGAAGATCGAAAGTCTAA
- a CDS encoding DUF5661 family protein, which translates to MGTKSGAYQDVYIKRDDEMVSLKNDVTDFCEKYIKPVHPKNWDWSVRDFDNPKNDPTIAEARAIANVVFKDLNSKKTDVDLSTMNNVHAIKAYLDPKSKHEAFNMEEFAFALKVELEHGKVKDVNVTNNHPFLTAMIALAHMTESLTYYKRLKVMEAEGEIYEIIRKLETSPKGKEQWYIELGKAEQELDEARAGLAERLSRMDDIPVLKIIGD; encoded by the coding sequence ATGGGAACAAAAAGCGGTGCTTATCAGGATGTTTATATTAAAAGGGATGATGAGATGGTAAGCCTAAAAAATGATGTAACAGATTTTTGTGAAAAATACATTAAACCTGTTCATCCTAAAAATTGGGATTGGTCGGTTCGCGACTTTGATAATCCTAAAAACGATCCTACAATTGCCGAAGCCAGAGCAATTGCAAACGTAGTTTTTAAAGATTTAAATAGTAAAAAGACAGATGTTGATCTTTCGACGATGAATAATGTACATGCGATTAAAGCCTATTTAGATCCGAAAAGCAAACACGAAGCTTTTAATATGGAAGAATTTGCTTTTGCATTAAAAGTAGAATTGGAACACGGCAAAGTAAAAGATGTGAATGTGACCAATAATCATCCTTTTTTAACAGCGATGATTGCACTTGCCCACATGACCGAAAGTTTGACTTATTATAAAAGATTAAAAGTGATGGAAGCTGAGGGCGAAATCTATGAGATTATCCGAAAGTTGGAGACTTCTCCAAAAGGAAAGGAACAATGGTATATAGAATTAGGCAAAGCAGAACAGGAACTTGATGAAGCGAGAGCAGGTCTGGCAGAACGCCTGTCGCGAATGGACGATATCCCAGTATTAAAAATTATTGGTGATTAA
- a CDS encoding ferritin-like domain-containing protein, translated as MKTTEKTTNSKKATAKETTPRGVTKPKSNAASGLTELFEDGLKDIYWAEKALTKALPTMVKNASSVELKDAIDNHLTETEEQINRLEEVFKIIGKKATAKKCDAMEGLIEEAKGMLEETEIGVVRDAAIIAASQKIEHYEIATYGTLRQFAETLGLPEAATLLEQTLDEEKGADKILTEVAVNAVNLEAAEIE; from the coding sequence ATGAAAACTACAGAGAAAACTACGAATAGTAAAAAAGCCACTGCAAAGGAAACAACGCCTAGAGGAGTTACAAAACCAAAATCGAATGCAGCTTCGGGACTTACAGAATTATTTGAAGACGGTTTAAAAGATATTTATTGGGCAGAAAAAGCTTTGACCAAAGCATTGCCAACAATGGTTAAAAATGCTTCTTCAGTAGAATTGAAAGATGCAATTGACAATCATTTAACCGAAACCGAAGAACAGATTAATCGTCTAGAGGAAGTATTTAAAATTATTGGTAAAAAAGCAACAGCCAAAAAATGCGATGCTATGGAAGGTCTTATTGAAGAAGCTAAAGGAATGCTGGAAGAAACCGAAATTGGCGTGGTACGTGATGCGGCTATTATTGCTGCGAGTCAGAAAATTGAGCATTATGAAATTGCAACTTATGGTACTTTAAGACAATTTGCAGAAACTCTTGGACTGCCGGAAGCAGCAACACTTTTAGAACAGACACTCGATGAAGAAAAAGGTGCAGATAAAATTTTGACTGAAGTCGCAGTAAATGCAGTAAACCTTGAAGCTGCAGAAATTGAATAA
- a CDS encoding DNA-formamidopyrimidine glycosylase family protein, translating into MPEGPSIVILKEDVHQFTGKKVVSVSGDASIDVSRLKDKTINAFKTWGKHFLICFDSFTVKIHMLMFGTYRVNERKESTPRLSLVFENGELNFYTCSVKLLEGDINSHYDWSVDVMNESWDPKKAQISLGEMPDKMICDAILDQNIFAGVGNIIKNEVLYRCYIHPESIIGKIPPNDISQIIAECSTYSFEFLYWKKKFELKQHWEVYTKSICLRCNLPILKKQTGDRKRSSFFCTNCQELYI; encoded by the coding sequence ATGCCTGAAGGTCCTTCAATAGTGATTTTAAAAGAAGATGTACATCAATTTACTGGAAAGAAAGTCGTTTCTGTTTCTGGAGATGCAAGTATTGATGTCTCCCGACTAAAAGATAAAACTATTAATGCCTTTAAAACCTGGGGTAAACATTTTTTAATTTGTTTTGATTCTTTTACTGTTAAAATTCACATGCTGATGTTTGGCACTTATAGAGTTAACGAACGTAAAGAATCTACGCCACGTTTAAGTCTAGTTTTTGAAAATGGAGAACTCAATTTTTACACCTGTTCCGTTAAACTCTTAGAAGGCGATATTAATTCTCACTACGATTGGAGTGTCGATGTAATGAATGAAAGTTGGGATCCCAAAAAGGCACAAATCAGTTTAGGAGAAATGCCAGATAAAATGATCTGTGATGCAATTTTGGATCAAAACATTTTTGCAGGAGTAGGAAATATCATTAAAAACGAAGTTTTGTATCGCTGTTATATTCACCCAGAATCTATAATTGGAAAAATTCCGCCAAATGATATCAGTCAGATTATTGCCGAATGTTCGACTTATAGTTTTGAATTTTTGTATTGGAAAAAGAAATTTGAACTCAAACAGCATTGGGAAGTTTATACTAAAAGTATCTGTCTAAGATGCAATCTTCCTATTCTTAAAAAACAGACTGGAGACCGAAAACGCAGCAGTTTTTTCTGTACTAATTGTCAAGAATTATACATATGA